CACCCCAAATTAGCCGCAGGAAGGCTGTAACCAGAATTCTGAGCTCAGACTGACATTCTGGAAGGGGCTTTAATTCATGCCCACAAAACAAGCTTAGCagataacacaaaataaatgaataagaccCCTACTTGTGGAAGAGATGCCCACAGGGTAGTTTGCgtgcagactgcatggaatCCCAGCAGATGGCACAGTCGTCGTTATTGGCTTCCAGTTCCTCCGGGGTCGCTACAGAAAAActtcagaaaggggagaaatgcATCAGGGATGACTGTACGAAACATCAGGAGTAACACAAGCTACCTCCTTGGAGTACTGGGTGCCAACATACATCTCACAGCCCAGCAACCCactatatagtaacatagtaacatagttcataaggttgaaaaaagaccaaagtccatcaagttcaacctatatacatattgtggtccctactatatacatattgtgtccctactatatacatattgtgtccctactatatacatattgtgtccctactatatacatattgtggtCCCTATATCTATGCGGAGTCTACAGGCTGAACTAATAGGCTTGTCTTACTTTGGCCTCCTCTTACAGTAGAGAAGAGCATCGTCTGTCTTCCCCAGAAACAGCCATTTGTAATTGCCTGACCCCCAGAACTGTATCTTTACATTTCAAATGCTCATTGAGGGTACCAAAAAATAACAGCTCTGTCTTTAAGCGGTCAGGTAAGTAAACGTTATGTACGATATAAACGTGACCATACAAACCCTCACGCGTTCTACACGCGTCCCACAATTACTTACTGAGCTTCCATGTTGCCAACGACTCGCAGGTAGTTCTTGTGGCGGCGCAGTCTGCGTTGCAGCTCGTGAAAGAGGTGTCGGAGTTGCATAAAGATCACCAGACTGGCCATTGAGAGCCAGATATTACCAAACAACtaagacaaaaagaagaagGACGTGAGCTGCGTATGTTTAGCATCCCAATCATCAGAACATTGTGTGTGGACAATGAACCAAGAACAAGAACGGGGGTGAGATATCTCAGTGAAGGGTTTGGGATAGAGAGCTCCAGGCCAGTTTCTACCTTCAGCTTTCCCACTCTGGCAGTGGAAGAACTCATGGGAAAGCTGACAGGTAATGGGGGTGTACAGAATAAAGCGCCTGCCACAGAAGAAAGGCAGGCGTGAGAAAAGATCAGAAAAGTACAGCAGAGGAAAGCCAAGAAAGCAGGTTCCTGCACCATATTACAGACCAGCATGTGAATATGATGCATCAGGTCCACAGACAGGTGACCGAGCTCCATGACGAAGTCTGTGTAATACACGTATGTCCCCTTTCCTTCCCATGTGCCTTCATGATTGAGATCCCAAAGATGAATAACATAgctacaacagaaaaaaaaatacccacaaactATAATCAGCACGCGGCTCCAAAGCCAACACCGCTCAGGATGAAGAATAATGACTGCGCAAAGCAAACGTGAAGTGATAGCAGCCTAATGCATAATGTGTATGACTGTGTATAATGCACACacatcattcacacacacatgcatcaTTCACTTACTAGGAGACACGGCCCTTGTACTTTACAATGTCTTAAAAACAGCAAAGCCatgaaaataaagaattaaaaagcTGATTATATATCTCGGTACTTACCGTAACACTACATGAGCCGTTCTTGTTGTCACCAGTATACACTAAAACAAGAGGGACAGAAGCATTAGGGGCCACGACCAGCACAGCAAGTGTCAGCAGCCAGGCGGACTCTATTCGGGAGAGGAGAATGTATTCACAGCAGCCGgcattttattcattattacaAATTATCAACAGAGAGAAAACCGTTTCACCAGGAAAATCTCATTGTTCATGCGGGGATTTTACCAGATCCTGAGAGTTAACATCCACTCAGCGTACGCTGGGCTAGCTAACGGCGATATATCCCAATGATCCCATCAGCTGGTGGGAAGTATAGGTGTTCAGGCGGAgcctatcatatacattaacgTGCATTTATTATATAAGGCTAGCGCTAGTCTTTTATTACAGAACGTCAATAATGGAACGGGCACTCACGATAGAGACAGCTATGGCTGTACCGGGGTtatttatccacacattcatCACAATCAAACTAAACAGCATAGCGGGCGATGTTCCCTATAGCACATTTTACAAACATATTACACCCAAAAGCCAATTAATATCAGAAATCAGCGAACAGATCTCTCGCCGGAATCATAAAATCTCAAGCATGAGCACCGTTGGCCAACAGTGAATACGAGACACTTTATTAAACTTTCCTAAGGAGAGACGGAAGCCAGCGCAGGCACATCGCTCCACTACTTGGTATAAACTGCAAACCAACCTCGGCGGCCATGAAAGCCAGCGTGTGCATCCCGTGTGCGTATCCGGCGAACCCGCAGAGCACGGCCAGAGCGCAGCACACCACCAGCATGGCGTTCAGAAGAACCAGAACCCGCACGTGGCAGCTCATCGGCGTGGTGGGAGAAAAGGACAGCTGTACGGAGAAGAAGAGACGGGTTCGATGAGCGAAGGGCCTGgcagaggaggatgggagatgtagtcctgcagcagctggagggccgcaggttggacacccctgacgtAGAGGAACGCGCCGGGATGTACTTACATACTCAAATCTGTCTCTGCACAGCTGGACCATAAGGTGGAGGAAGACCAGGCCGGCGAACCACAGGAACCACAGCACCACCTCCTCCACGGTCTGCACGTTCAGAACCCCGAAGATGAAGATGAACTTATAAAAGATAAAGTTCCAAAACTTGTCTTTCAGATGCTttgggagaaaggagagaaaaagcaGATGTTTATTCGGTGACTTCAAACAGGAGGGCAGAGAATACCGCCCCGCGCGGGGTACCCAAACGCACCGCCCCGCGCGGGGTACCCAAACCCACCGCCCCGCGCGGTATCCCTACATCACAACAGTTCCTAGAAAGCCCACTGAGATGCGTGGACGCAGCAGACGGGTCGGACCCCACTCACCTGCCGCTCGCTGACACGCAGGGGGCCAAACACCACACGCTGGATCAGCTTTGCGATCAGCATCAGCAGGCAGCACACTGTATTCACCAGAACCTGCGGGGAGAGAAAGGGAGCAGCTTACCGGCAGAGGTGGCACGCAGCACTTTCGGGGACTGCCGCTGTAACAACGCAATTCAAATAACTTCAGCCCGAtcactctcccccccccgaacTTCTTATTCATAACAGGGGAAAGCAGGTGTCACACAACGCGGGGAGAGAGGGCATTCTCTGCAAATGTTGGTATAAaaagcaattctggtgcaatcACCACGGCAACTGGTCGACCATTCAGTTGATGCTCTAATGTTGGTAATGTAGGTAATTATACCGCTATGGTGCGAGTCTGTAAACGTACGAGCGAAGGATGAGGACTGTGCAATAACACCGGCTTATAGAGGAAGCAGCTGCTTCGCGTGACATCACAGCATCTGCCATGACATCACCGCCCCCCCCGTCAGAACGCTCTGCCTATTATTACTGTTGTTATTTTTAAGGCAGAACCCCGGATTATAAACACTTTAAACACATATTGACACAGTTGAAGTTTAGATTACAGAAATATGTCATCCCAACCTAAACACGAGCTGCGTCCGCACCGGCCCTTCATCGGGGTAAAGTCCAGCTACAGACATCGATGACAAACGCCGAAGGTGCAAAGCTCGAAACGTGGAGCAGTCCCTATGGAAACCGCCTGCCTACTCCCCGTTCATTAAATACGCCCGTTAGCGGTTTAACGCGTTATACACCTCCGGCTTGCGCAGGCTCATAGCTGCTGCCGCTGGGCGTACAGCGCGTTCCTTAACATCCCCATGAAATAATAAGTAGACGGACGTCGTGTACACAATAACAGCATCGTAATATGTACATTACTGAGAGGGTCGTGGATgaggggaacagcctcccagtagaagtggtagtggCTGATAACAGCGAtggcatttaaacatgcatgggataggcgtatggcCATATGTTACTTCTATGGAGCTCGTATGCTGTACTCCCCAGATCTATACACCAAGGTCTTAGGGCAAAGTCCTAAATgtggagcagtcaccatggaaaccagcgGAAGGTTCGCTGTTCGCCCCGCAGCCCGCACTCACCCACACCCCGAGGCTGTCAGACACCAGGTACCGGCCCAGCTCCCCGGCCAGCTGCGGCCAGCTCTCCTCGTCTTCGGCTAACTCGGTGCTCAGGCTGCGGTAAGCGCTCAGGACACTCAGGCCCAGCACTAGGCCGCTCAGGCCGGTGTACGTCCGCAAGCTGGGCCACGGGAACCGCTCCAGGAACAGCAACGGCATTTCCACGTCACACCGAGGCCTCGGGGAGGGAATGTACGACCCGTCACGCCGAACCAGAGACCCCACGACACGGCAGCCAAAGGGGGCAGTCCGAATCGACCTTTTGGCTTCTGCCCCGGACCGCCTGTCTTCTCCTATACCGGAGACTGTGTCCTGCAACTCCGCGGCGGCTTTGCTCTAATCCCCGGTGAGCTGGCGCCCTCTCGTGGTGACAGCCGGGAAGTGCAGCCTGTGCAGGCGGATTAGGGAATTGCAGACAAGCGGGCGGGTAACTAGACACCAAGGGGTAGGGTAACCAGGAGTTATTTGCCCGAAGAAGGAAGCATGTTTAATAATACGGCATGTTAATAAATACACCAGACCTCCCCGATTTGGACCGATGCAgcgcaggttttttttttattgcactgTACCTACACTCCATCCACAAGTTTTTAAAAGCGGTGTTATCGTCACCACAACCCATAGAACAGTCTGAGACATCTagttggtttctatggtgataagaccccATAAAACATTGAACCAGAATTGCTTTTCACACATAAccacttttgtatttattaacatttcaGAGTCACAACTTGGGCATCGTGCATCGGGCACGTGACATTGAGAATTCAGTGACACGGACACCAGAGGGGACAAACCGTGCTAAAAAACCACCATGACGCTGCTCGAAAACCAGTGGGATCTAAGCCCATAGCGCTACCGTATTGCTCCCCGACTTGTGAATATCTAACAGCCGGCTGTGCGTGAAGGGACTTGTCACATGTAAAAGATAATCAAGTGATCCCTCTAGGTCAGGGGTGCCTAACCTgtagccctccagctgctgcaggactacatctcccataatgctctttcagctaaggagcttgctgaggagtatgggagatgtagatTAAACCCCCGAGCTGCACATGCACCATCCATACGGTTTCCTAGCTAAACTAACATAGCGCAAGGTGGCATAAAATGACTAGTTCTGTAGATATTATCTCCAGCTCTCGTCACCTCGATAAACTACTAGTCACATTTTATAGACGCTGTGGATTTGGGTGCCAGCTCATCACTCATAGACACGGGCACAGTGTAGGTATGAATAACGCATCTTCATCAACACTGTAATTTCATAGCTTTGGGGTTTTGCCCGATGAGTTTAAAAGATGGCTTTATTAACGCATCAACGAAAGCCATGTACAAAAAGAAAGACAAGTGTTGGAAAGAATCCTGTTTTAATTGTTAGAAAATTGAGTGACACATATAAtggaacacaataaaaaaaataaaaacactatatAAACACCCCGCTGCTGCACAGTCCTTCTATTCTGATAGCGGGTgtcacaaatttttttttttgggggggaggggaaaaaaaaagaaaaaggaaaaaccaACATCTTTGTCAACTTCAGATGTCCCACTTTATAAAGCTGTGCTCACAGAGACCGCTTCATTCATGCAATGTCCTGCTCCAGAGACTGAACGTTCTCAGTTGTAAATAAAGTTgaacctgtaaaaaaataaatacagaaatcaaaaaaaaagaaaaaaaagaattttgtaCTATTCTAGCTCTGCACATTCTCTACAAGCACATCTCGGATATCCATAAAGGTGTAAGAGCGCAGCACctcaggggtttttggtaccttaaATATGGGAGCTATTTGGATAATTTTGCCATATGCTTTCCTGTGAATGGTGCATCCATGTAAACTATAGACGTGACTGTCCTTTCCTTCATATATTCGGAAGGAGACAGTATATCCCATCACAGATGTACAACTTTACACCATTCCATGATACTGTCTGCTATCGTACACAATGCTCAGTCTCTCGCCTCCAGATCACAGTAATTCACAGATCTGTACAGAAGACACTTTCATTCAACGCTAACCTGCTTTTGGCAGAACAGAAGCCGTCAGAATCCATCCTGAAAATAACAGGCTGCAGCTAGACAAGAAGAGCGACTGTACAACCCAATATACTCCCAACGGTAGAAATGCTGAACTGATACCTGCTTAGGAGCTGCGGGAGGCTGGAAATGATCGGGCCGTAACCGGGGGCATTGTCGTATAGTTCAAACAGCGGAGCAGCGACAAGTTTGTAGTTCTTCGGGACAGCAAATAACGCTAATGAATAAAGAAGGCAAGAGATAAGACATACTGCTAACATCACGGTAGCATCCAGTGTTTTTTGGACAGGGTTTCAGAGACTGGATTGAAGACGCTCTTATAATAATTTGATGCCACCACTGTGTCCTATGAAGGAATTGCCCCACATTCTTAAACATTGAGCATTACCTTTTTCTTGCAACTGCACCAGAAACAGCTTCTTGTGTTCCTTAGGTTTCGTAATGTGAGCTGGAATGTATGGATACTGGGGGGGAAAAGAATTTGCTGAGAGACAGGAAAACTGGGAGAGGTTTGATTCACTATTTAGCAAAAaccataatttaaatattagttaTCTGAAAATAAATGGCTAGTTAATGTATTCCTTGTGATTAAAATGGTTACGTCGATTAGTTGTTAGGAATACAATATGGCAGCACTTACTGGCTGACCGCACATACACAAGCTTTTGtaagtatttaaatacaaaCCTGAGGTGGTTCAAAGTTTGGCCTCCACCAGTTTCCAATGCAGTCATCAATGACCCAATCTTGCTGCACTCCATCCTGACGGCCTAGGATCTACAACATACGACAAAACGTATTAAACTCCATTACTAGCGAAGAGACCACACATTGACACGTCACCCACAAGATGCCCACCTATCCCATCCAATCTCGCTACTTTCCCCGACACATTATTATTTCTCAGTAATTTCCCCTCCAAAAACTGGGGACCAGATGGGACAGGTCTTAATGTGCCATCAAAATCTACATTTCTAATAAAGACAGATATCTAATTTAAGTAGAACATTTTTAGTAGTGTGACATTTACAAGATTTTATAGTGAAACCATTTGCATGAATATAATCAGACCAAGTCGAAATATAACTCACTTCTGTCATCAAACGCTTCAAGCCTTCCACCTCATCCTCTCCAGGGTTCAGCTCACCCCCAGGTCTGTGAAAAGatagaattttatttattacacttaTGAGacaataaatgttaatatatatatatatatatatatatatatatagagagagagagaaatagaacgagagagagggagggagagggatattagacataaaaacataatatcaaAAAAACTTGTTGGattctgttttgtttacaagagATCTTGTTACCTCACCTTGCTAACACAATACTTTGTGGCAAATATCTCTTAACGTTTGCATAATAATCGCCCTGTCGTAATTCCGACACTAACTTTACCCACAGCTACAATGTAAAGGACTAGTGACGTTTGTTTATAGTTAAGATCAGTGTTAAATGGCAACGTGACAGAATACTCAATTTAatcagattattttttattatatttatttatggaaataaaataatcaattcAAGATAAACAACtaattttgttacaaaaaaaaaattgtaataaacCACAGATGGTGCACTTGTTGTCGAATCACACCAATGGTTCTGAGATAATATATCACAATATAACAGGTGACAtggccagtgatgtcactaaaGGACTCACAGTTTGAAGAAGGTGGTACCCAGCTGCAATAAGAGAACATGGGGTAGTCTGTGCTCGTGTACAATAAGAACCCCCTCAACCGTCCGTCTCATCCCGATCTTATCAAACTCCTCCCGCATGCGCTGGAAGCGCGCAGCCACCGAACTGTCCTTCTCGTACAGGGGCTCCTTCGTGCCAAACGTGTAATTTGTAAGAGGATatctgaaaacaaaaattaGGACACTGATTGTAAAACATTCAACAAGTACCTTTCCCCGAGGGGGTCAGTAATGCACCGGGGGGCAGACGGTATGTATGATCTGACAGCGGAACAAAAAGCATCAACGATAATATCTCCGAGGCTGATCTACAGAGCGCTGAACCTATGGAGGAGCCCGATCCGCTTTAATTAAAGCTTATGAATGATTATTATACAAGCGTCGGTTAGCTCTCTCCAATGTATCCAAAACACGCTCCTTCTCTGTCCCGCACACGTATGTAGACTTTTATTCATCAAGCGCTAACAGCCTATGTATAATAATGGGGAGGAACAATACGTGCAGTTATATAAGTACACCGCTCTATAGACATTTTAATCAGGGACTAGCAAATGTTTCCACCAATTAATCCACAAAACCCCCCAGCGGGCTCTGTAGTCACACAAAAAGTTGACAGATTGCTCTTCTACAGCACTGCACGACTCTCACTACCCCCAGCCAGCTAATGCTTCTATGGCGGTGATGAGCAGTCCTAAAGTTTCAAACGAGCCAGCTTTCCGCATGGCGACCCTCCCCTCACCCCCTGGGCCCGTCCTCACAGGTTTATGGTCCTCTCCAGAGTCAGTGGTTTGGTTTGCTGCAGGTATTTATTCCCGAACTGGTTTACACCGCGGGGCCACCCGGTCTGGGAGCGGTTTGGAGGCAGCACCGACATCCTAAGAGCCGGGAGTCAAACAGCGGGTATCCGGAAACCTGGCAGCCCACAAATAACCGGCTCCGTGGAATCTGTAGTTGGGTTTCAGGACCACAAAACGAACGGACAATGGCTCCCAGGAAGAGGAATGTCGTCACATCCGGAACCTTCGCCAATTCCGTCACATTTTGTCGACATCAATACCATCCCGGAAATAGTAGGAAGACGTGTTTTAGTGAGCGAGTTGTTCTCGCAAAGGTCTCTGGGAATTGTAGTCACCAGAGCCATGAGTAGCAAAAGAAGGCAGGGGGCAGATGGTGACCCAAGTAGCAAGAAGGGTAAACGGGAGGTGAAGGCAGAGCTGTCCTGGAATCTGACAGACAAGGCTGGGAGGGATGCAGCACGGAAAGCATGGGAGAAGAAGGAGACAGGGCAGTATGGTGAGTGACACATGGCTGACTGGGCAGAGTCACAGCCACCTACTCTATTACTGGCTACTAGCCAATGGTACGGCTAAGGTACAATACACAACAACGCGCATGCGCAAAGTCCAGACAAGTTAGGAATAGAAATATCATTGATATGATAACCCTTTGATTTTCACATAAGTCTCTAGATTCTGTGTGATCGTTATATCTTTTGAAGTCGATATTTGTTCCGCTCACAGAGCATACATATaagaattaaataatacatgttaCTGGGAGTATCATGGAGCAAAACCTGCCATCCCTAATAGCATTCTGTAATTAAACTTGACATTAAAGCTTATGTACAAACACAGCGTACATCTACATGGGTGTGAAAGCATGATGAACGTCTTGGAACATTCTTCCATCAGAAGGACCCCCGCCAGATACTCAACACCACAGTTATTTCTACGAATGCCGTAATGCAAGATCTAAATATATAACTCCGCAAAAGAGAAGTCAGTAAGCATCCCATTAAGTAACACATTTGGGAATTTGCCGACAGACAGGTCGGGGTATTTATGCACATACTCTTCTATAATACAATGGGGATAAACAATGTCTATGGACTGGGTGTCAAGAGCGCCGTATACCTAAGAGTTGTCCACATGTCACTCTGTTGGGTTACACTATGTATATCTTATTCTATCTCACTGGCCTTCTCCTCTCCTAGGTTCGGTTACGTTGGATTCAGTCCCGTTCCCGCACTGCGTGATCCAACCGTTTGTCCAAAGCTCATCATTCCTAGAGGAACTGAAAGAAGAACTGCTGGGATTAAAGTTCAAAGAAAAATCCAATGACCTTTACAAGTTCAGACAGGTTGGAAGGGGGCAGGAGAGCTGCAGGGGGCTGTACAGAGGGCAGATTGTGGGAAATGTTGGTCTGTGACCAGCAGATTCTCGGAGGACATTAAGATTATTGGTATAGAGTGTTGAAGATGTTACATGTGTCCGTAGATTCTTTATTGATCAGTTAATGTCTCTTCCTTAGTCAGAGGATCTGAAGAAGCGGAAGGAGCCACATATCAGGGCGTTGAGGTGAGTAGACTCAACCTCAGCatctactattattattgtgacACACTTGATTGGCCACAGTTACAATAGAAATTATTCACATTTGAGTTtctactttgatttttttattgtgattcaGACAGGTGCTGTTTGAGGACTTCCGTGAGTGGCTTTCTGAGGTTACTAACGTGAAGCTGGAGAAGACGGTTGACATGTCCTGTGCACGGTATGACTACACAGGTAAACAGACATTCGAGACATAGGCTAAAATAGAGACATACAAGAGTTGGACGCTTTAACCATGTGTTTCCCTCTCTGCGTAGATACTCTGCTGTGTCACGATGATGAGCTAGAAGGAAGGAGAtttgcttttattctgtacCTGGTTCCTGAATGGGCCGAGGCAGATGGTGGATCCCTTGATTTGTACGGCACAGATGGTAAGTCTgtctttcttcctcttcttaAGAGTCTTTCTACAGGCTTTCTCCATGGGTAAGGTTCACCAAGAGTGGCGTTTCAAATGCCTTGACAAAAAGCTGCCGTGGAGAGAACTAAAACCTTGACATAAAAATCATTAATGCATCATTAATCTCGTGTAGTCCAgtcctttttttcctccctaaAAATAGCAGCTTTTAGATATCTTTGTATACAGTGCTATACTTGCTACAGTACTTCCAGTGAACTAAAGTGATTGTTCTTTGGCCTTGCAGAATGCATACAGCCTGGACCCATCGTAAAGTCTCTGATTCCCCAGTGGAACTCACTGGTTTTCTTTGAGGTGTCTCCAGTTTCATTCCATCAGGTGagaaatacatgaaaatacACGGGCTTAAATGTCAAATCGCGCAAAATATACATTCTGAGGtcacaataca
The nucleotide sequence above comes from Spea bombifrons isolate aSpeBom1 chromosome 10, aSpeBom1.2.pri, whole genome shotgun sequence. Encoded proteins:
- the AMFR gene encoding E3 ubiquitin-protein ligase AMFR, which translates into the protein MPLLFLERFPWPSLRTYTGLSGLVLGLSVLSAYRSLSTELAEDEESWPQLAGELGRYLVSDSLGVWVLVNTVCCLLMLIAKLIQRVVFGPLRVSERQHLKDKFWNFIFYKFIFIFGVLNVQTVEEVVLWFLWFAGLVFLHLMVQLCRDRFEYLSFSPTTPMSCHVRVLVLLNAMLVVCCALAVLCGFAGYAHGMHTLAFMAAECILVTTRTAHVVLRYVIHLWDLNHEGTWEGKGTYVYYTDFVMELGHLSVDLMHHIHMLLFGNIWLSMASLVIFMQLRHLFHELQRRLRRHKNYLRVVGNMEAHFSVATPEELEANNDDCAICWDSMQSARKLPCGHLFHNSCLRSWLEQDTSCPTCRMSLNMADGNRPPGEPQRDNTDQNMIPLTVTDARSRLNHHNHFFHFDGSRFASWLPSFSVEVMHTTNILGIAQAHNSQLNAMAQQVLDMFPQVPYHLVLQDLQLTRSVEMTTDNILEGRIQVPFPTQRPDEIRIANDDSSESNSQTDQQPERVPLDLSPNLEEFEEFGEAEPPPNEAEDFEARGSRFSKSAEERQRMLVQRKDDMVQLARRRYLIKSPEEQDDTSASSSARSPFSAEVPPDSVTLRRRMLAAAAERRLQSGQSPE
- the NUDT21 gene encoding cleavage and polyadenylation specificity factor subunit 5 → MSVLPPNRSQTGWPRGVNQFGNKYLQQTKPLTLERTINLYPLTNYTFGTKEPLYEKDSSVAARFQRMREEFDKIGMRRTVEGVLIVHEHRLPHVLLLQLGTTFFKLPGGELNPGEDEVEGLKRLMTEILGRQDGVQQDWVIDDCIGNWWRPNFEPPQYPYIPAHITKPKEHKKLFLVQLQEKALFAVPKNYKLVAAPLFELYDNAPGYGPIISSLPQLLSRFNFIYN